One genomic region from Gossypium hirsutum isolate 1008001.06 chromosome D13, Gossypium_hirsutum_v2.1, whole genome shotgun sequence encodes:
- the LOC107919976 gene encoding putative acyl-activating enzyme 19 isoform X4 — protein MAFPSGEQETLQRKHCCLIHEFYRAASKSPDKIAIIHASPSNPSANEVRIDRELINGGNPPVYKGDRCFTFANLLASVECLSFRICSVLDGADDRYLIKPQTSGDNSNGKHPQSVQMSEASLDFIRGVCQHTDLENMYVPKIVALFMPPSVEYVVSVLSVLKCGEAFLPVDPAWPRDRILSVLDSLDAALVVTCGSSLVKSGSELVDQLDWLLECCSCPIMRFSMEASIEPHKSQSSLAWPCENERKRLFCYLIYTSGSTGKPKGVCGTEEGLLNRFLWMQELYPMQGEELLLFKTSISFIDHLQEFLIAALTACTLVIPPFTELKQNVFSIIDFLQAYSINRLTAVPSLMRMILPAMQSQHDIRISSSLKLLVLSGEVLPLSLWNVLSNLLPKTSILNLYGSTEVSGDCLYFDCKGLPSILEMEKLTSVPIGLPISKCSTVLIGETGNSNVGEICVRGVCVSTGYLFENAIIPLNNAKLHQNSICKCSMVECGGQIYFRTGDFAHLLSSGDLVFLGRKDRTIKVNGQRIALEELEDTLRGHNDVVDASVISQKDQGDNEFIVAFISLKEKVKSAEIVKTSIRNSMINKFPSVMVPSSYVFLESLPMSASGKVDYAQLTDSIFSISHVKDEIGDIGASNLMQIIKKAICDALMVEDVSDDDDFFMIGGNSITAAHVSHNLGIDMRLLYTFSTPAKLVISLLEKNVLNNTKFGVNDIPESTIEPDKVNRFSFPESETPDPLGSKLQGHLSLMPHERNDDQADQSKRLKVDLNKYYVLEPIDLFCGYPWNSAPMRDSFSFSHCNKVMHEGGQVVNGTWQAQLVEVSRTRTGYMQELWKVNMEACVDASPLVVFNDSDIYLFIGSHSYKFLCINAKSGFIQWETKLQGRVEGSAAIVADFSQVVVGCYDGNIYFLELLNGNICWTFHTSGEEQSFAYRGTKLLFDCPPNILVVQALAPCCYCFLFKPLA, from the exons ATGGCTTTTCCGAGTGGCGAGCAGGAGACGCTGCAGCGTAAGCACTGCTGCTTAATCCATGAATTTTACAGAGCAGCAAGCAAAAGCCCTGACAAAATAGCCATCATCCACGCGTCACCATCTAACCCGTCAGCTAATGAGGTCCGGATTGACAGAGAGTTGATCAACGGTGGGAATCCTCCGGTGTATAAAGGCGACCGGTGTTTCACTTTCGCTAACCTTTTAGCGTCCGTTGAATGTCTCAGTTTTCGTATATGTTCCGTTCTTGATGGTGCTGATGATCGTTACTTGATTAAACCCCAAACCTCAg GTGATAACTCCAATGGCAAGCATCCTCAGTCTGTTCAAATGTCAGAAGCTTCATTGGATTTCATTCGAGGAGTTTGTCAACATACTGACCTTGAGAATATGTATGTACCAAAGATTGTTGCACTTTTTATGCCACCTTCAGTGGAATACGTAGTTTCTGTTCTTTCTGTTTTGAAGTGTGGGGAGGCTTTCTTGCCTGTTGATCCTGCATGGCCGAGAGATAGAATATTGTCGGTTTTGGATTCTTTAGATGCTGCTCTTGTTGTCACTTGTGGATCTTCACTTGTGAAAAGTGGTAGTGAGCTGGTTGATCAATTAGATTGGCTCTTAGAATGCTGCAGTTGTCCTATCATGCGCTTTTCTATGGAGGCAAGTATTGAACCGCATAAAAGTCAATCAAGTCTAGCATGGCCttgtgaaaatgaaagaaaaagattgtTTTGTTATCTAATTTACACTTCAGGATCTACGGGAAAGCCTAAAGGTGTATGTGGCACAGAAGAAG GTCTTTTAAATCGCTTTCTGTGGATGCAAGAATTGTATCCCATGCAAGGAGAGGAACTTTTGTTATTCAAGACATCAATAAGCTTTATTGATCATCTGCAAGAATTTCTTATTGCTGCTCTTACTGCTTGTACGCTGGTCATACCTCCTTTCACTGagttaaaacaaaatgttttttcTATCATTGATTTTCTCCAG GCATACAGCATTAATAGGCTCACAGCTGTTCCGTCACTTATGAGGATGATCCTTCCTGCCATGCAAAGTCAACATGATATTCGTATTTCAAGTTCTCTGAAGTTGTTAGTTCTAAGTGGTGAAGTCCTACCCTTATCCTTGTGGAACGTGCTTTCCAATTTGTTACCCAAAACCTCTATTCTGAATTTGTATGGGAGCACAGag GTATCTGGAGATTGTTTATATTTTGACTGCAAGGGGTTGCCTTCGATTTTGGAGATGGAGAAACTAACAAGTGTTCCAATTGGTTTGCCTATTTCTAAATGCAGTACTGTACTTATTGGTGAAACCGGTAATTCTAATGTTGGAGAAATATGCGTTAGAGGTGTATGTGTTTCTACTGGTTACCTTTTTGAAAATGCTATTATACCTTTGAACAATGCAAAGTTGCACCAGAATTCAATTTGCAAGTGTTCTATGGTGGAGTGTGGAGGTCAGATATATTTTAGGACTGGTGATTTTGCTCACCTGTTATCAAGTGGTGACTTGGTTTTCCTGGGGAGAAAGGACCGTACCATAAAAGTTAATGGCCAACGCATTGCTTTAGAAGAGTTAGAAGATACATTAAGGGGGCATAATGATGTTGTTGATGCTTCTGTTATTTCTCAAAAGGACCAGGGAGACAATGAATTCATTGTAGCATTCATATCATTAAAAGAGAAGGTAAAGTCTGCTGAAATAGTTAAAACATCCATCAGAAACTCGATGATCAATAAATTTCCTTCAGTGATGGTTCCTAGTAGCTATGTTTTTTTGGAATCATTGCCAATGTCTGCCAGTGGAAAAGTAGACTATGCACAGTTGACAGACTCAATATTCTCCATCAGTCATGTTAAGGATGAGATAGGTGACATTGGGGCTAGCAATCTCATGCAAATTATAAAAAAG GCTATTTGTGACGCTTTAATGGTGGAAGATGTTTCAGATGATGATGATTTCTTTATGATAGGTGGTAACTCCATCACTGCAGCACATGTTTCTCATAATCTTGGGATTGATATGAGATTGCTGTATACCTTTTCAACTCCAGCTAAGCTCGTAATTTCCCTCCTAGagaaaaatgtattaaataatacaaaatttggAGTCAATGATATCCCAGAATCAACAATTGAACCAGACAAGGTGAATCGATTTTCTTTTCCTGAATCTGAAACTCCTGATCCCCTTGGCTCAAAGCTACAAGGACATTTGTCATTGATGCCTCATGAAAGGAATGATGATCAAGCTGATCAGTCTAAACGTTTGAAGGtcgatttaaataaatattatgttCTGGAGCCCATTGATTTGTTCTGTGGATATCCATGGAACTCTGCACCAATGCGCGACTCATTTTCATTTAGTCACTGCAACAAGGTTATGCATGAAGGTGGACAGGTGGTCAATGGTACCTGGCAAGCTCAGTTAGTGGAAGTTTCAAGAACTAGAACAGGATATATGCAAGAACTGTGGAAAGTTAACATGGAGGCATGTGTTGATGCCTCACCACTTGTTGTGTTCAATGATtctgatatttatttatttattggatCGCACTCATACAAGTTCCTCTGCATTAACGCCAAAAG TGGTTTTATCCAGTGGGAAACCAAACTGCAAGGACGAGTTGAAGGTTCTGCAGCAATTGTAGCAGACTTCTCTCAG GTGGTTGTAGGTTGCTATGATGGGAACATATATTTTCTTGAGCTTTTAAATGGCAACATCTGTTGGACTTTCCATACATCTGGCGAG GAACAAAGCTTTGCATATCGAGGAACAAAGCTGCTGTTTGATTGTCCCCCTAATATTCTGGTTGTGCAAGCACTGGCGCCTTGCTGTTACTGTTTCTTGTTCAAGCCTTTGGCTTGA